The nucleotide window TGCTTGATGGCCAGCTTGCCGATATCGTCCTCGCCCAGTTCCATCAGATAGCCCAGCGCCATATTCCTGAGGCGGCGTTTTCCCACGGCGTCCGAAGAAAATTCAAAGGGCCCATCATCTTCACACAGGGTGTAGATCGCCCTGAAGTCATTCTCCAGCGCATGGGCCAGCTGACCACGGACAAATTCCCGCGCCGCATGAATGCCGTCCACATCCACCGGGGTGCGCATCTGGCCGAGCACGGCTTCCGACGGCAGGGACAGGATTTCTGCCTTGAAGGCATTGTCCAGCGCCTCATCATCCAGCACCTTGCCGATGGCATTGATGAATTTGGGATTCAGCTCCACAGGCCTGTGGGCGGCAAAATCATCCACCAGCCCCAGGATGATGTTGGCGGACAGGGTCTGGGCTGCTTCCCAGCGGTTGAAACTGTCGCTGTCATGGGCCAGAAGAAACAGGAACTGGTCCTCATCCAGACCGGTGTTTAGTTTCACCGGGGCGGAAAAGCCTCTCAATACGGAAGGTACCGGTTTTTCAGACACATTGACAAAACGGAAGGTCTGGCTGGCTTCCTTCAGGTCAAGCACCCGGGTGCCGTCAACATCCTGCGGGGCATTTTCCCCGTCCAGCTGCAGCGGCATATCCGAACCATCCGGGCCCACAAGACCCACTGCCACCGGAATATGCATGGGTTTCTTGCCGGTCTGGCCGGGTGTATCGGGTATGGACTGGCACAGGGTCAGTTCAAAGACATTTGCGGTATCGTCATAACGGCTTTCCACCGTTAGTTCCGGGGTGCCCGCCTGACTGTACCACAGGCTGAACTGGCTGAGGTCGGCACCGGACGCATCCTGCATGGCGGACAGAAAATCGTCACAGGTCACCGCTTCGCCGTCATGGCGGTCAAAATAGAGATCCATGCCCTTACGGAAGTTTTCCGGCCCCAGCAGGGTATGATACATGCGGATAAGCTCGGCCCCTTTTTCATAGACCGTTACCGTGTAGAAGTTATTGATCTCGATATAGTTATCAGGCCGGACCGGATGGGCCATGGGGCCGCTGTCCTCGGCAAACTGATATTGCCGAAGCATCCGCACGTCCTCGATCCTTTTCACCGCCGGGGAGCCCATATCGGCAGAGAATTGCTGGTCCCGGAACACGGTCAGCCCTTCCTTGAGGCTGAGCTGGAACCAGTCCCGGCAGGTCACACGGTTGCCGGTCCAGTTGTGGAAATATTCGTGGGCAACGATAGCCTCCACGGCCGCAAAATCCGCATCGGTCGCGGTTTTCGGATTGGCCAGAACACATTTTGTATTGAAGATGTTGAGGCTCTTGTTTTCCATGGCCCCCATGTTGAAATGACTAACCGCGACGATGTTGAAGATGTCCAGGTCATATTCCAGACCGTAAACCTCTTCATCCCATTTCATGGATTTTTTCAGGCTGTCCATAGCGTGACGACATTTGTCCAGGTCCTGCGGCGCGACAAATATCCTGAGTGTCACTTTCTCCCCGGACATGGTGGTGAAATGGTCTTCCAGATATTGAAGGTCACCGGCCACCAACGCAAACAGATAACAGGGTTTCGGGAACGGATCATCCCAGACCACAAAATGACGCCCTTCCCCCAGAAGGCCGTTATCCACTTCGTTACCATTGGACAGAAGCACCGGATATTTGTGACGATCCGCTTCGATACGCACCCGGTAAGTCGCCATCACATCGGACCGGTCGAGGAAATAGGTAATACGGCGGAAACCTTCTGCCTCGCACTGGGTACAATACATATCTTTGGAAATATAAAGCCCTTCCAGCGCCGTATTGGCGGAAGGGTCAATATCGTTGCAAATGACGAGCTCAAATTCCTCCGGCAGGTCGGAGATGGTCAGAGTCTCTTCGTCAACCTCGTAGCTGTCAGGCGTCAGCTTTTTACCGTCCAGTTCGACGGATACCAGCTTCATATGACTTCCGTTCAGCACCAGCGGGGTATCAAGACCACCGGACTGGCGACGTATCTGCAGACGGGATGTCACATGTGTCACCCCTTCCTCAAGCTGAAACAAAAGATCAACCTTGTCTATTGTATAGTCAGGTTCTTTGTAATCCTTGAGATATTTAGTTTGCGGAGGGGCCACAGCCTGGGATACGTCCACCATATAGACCTTTCTTGATTAGCAACATCGGGACGGAGGCGATACCGCCGCACCCCGGCTGGTTTTTTCCTTGCTCCCCGAACCCGGAGAAATTGTGATCATCTGATCTTGGTAGGGGTTACCGCTTATTTTCACATAGGTTTTTTCACGCACGACCTGACGCTGTCCACGTTCAAAAACTTCGCCGTTTTCCGCTTCCACCCGTTTCCAGGGCCCTTTGTACATCACGGTATATTTTTTGTCACCTGCGGTACTTTCAATATTTTTCGAGGCCAGAACTGTCATAGAACGATATTCAATGCCTTCAATAACCTGCCAGGGATCATCCTCATATTTATCGATCACGATAGCCTCGAAGCCTGTTTCTTCCAGCAAGCTGATAAATTCCTGTTCCTGGAAGGCGCCGGAAATACACCCGCTCCACAGGGTTTCATCCTCCTTCAAATGCGCCGGCGAGAATTTGTCAGAGACGATGTCCGATATGGCTATACGGCCACCTGGTTTCAGAACCCGGAACATTTCCCTGAAAAGTTTTCGCTTTTCGTGGTCGGAAACAAGGTTAAGCACACAGTTGCTGACTATTATATCCACGCTCCCATCCGCCACAAGGGGGTTTTCCAGACGCAGCCTGTCAATTTCCTGCTGAAGTCTGGCGTATCCGTCAGCATCACTTACCGGGTTGGCCTGAAGATATTCTTCCACCAGAGACATATCCGTTTTCATGTCCTGGATTTGCCCTTTGCGGAATTCAACATTGGCATAGCCTATTTTTTCCGCAATGACCGGAGCGTTGCGCCGGGCGAGTTCCAGCATGTCATCTGTCATATCCACGCCGATTACACGCCCCTCGGGACCAACCACCTGGGACGCGATAAAACATATTTTTCCGCCGCCTGAGCCAAGATCCAGCACCACATCTCCCGGCCCGATATACCGGGACGGATCGCCACAGCCATAATCCTTTTCGATCACTTCATCGGGAATAACCTTCAGATAGTGTGGATCATAGTCCACCGGGCAACAGAGGTCAGCCTGCCGCTCTTTTGCCCCTTCGGCATACCGCTGCTGCACTTTTTTATTCACATGCAAATCCACTTGATATTCTCCATTATTAATTCAGATCGTCATTCGGAATAATCGAGCGAATCATGACATACCCCCACAGGTCGGGGAATAAATATTGATCACAATAGCGCGAGCCGTCAGCTGAGCAGAGGCCCCTTCCAGCTTTTCATTTTGCGGTAAATTGTCGAGGGGTTGATCTCGAGGTAGCCAGCCGCCCTGGATATATTACCATCACAAAGGCGGATCGCCTCTTCGATAATTTCCCGCTCCTGTTCCAGAAGCGGCCGGATCGACTTTGGCGACATTTTCGGCAGAACAACAACATTGTCTCCTGCCCGGGCTACCTGCTCCACGGCGGAGATCGAAGGCATTTCCACCTTATATCTGTTGAACGGCGCCGGCAGCATGTTCATTTCCACCTCTTCGCCGTTATTCAGCACCACGACATTCCGGATGATATTCTGCATCTGCCGCACATTTCCGGGCCAGGGATGGTGCAGAAACACTTTCTCAACCTCCGGAGAGAAACGAACAAAATTCTTGCCTTCCTCGCGATTGAAATTGTCCAGCAGGGCATAGGCAATCTCGAGCTTGTCCCGGCCCCGGTCCCTGAGCGGCGGCATGTGAACCGGCACCACATTCAGGCGGTAATAGAGATCTTCCCTGAACAGCCCCTGTTCGACCATCTTCAAGGGATCACGATTGGTGGCGCAGACAAAGCGGACATCCACTTTCATCATATCCGTGCTGCCCACCTTCTGGAACGTGCCGGACTGGATAAACCGCAACAGCTTGGCCTGCAGGTCGATATCCATTTCGCCGATCTCATCAAGAAACAATGTACCCCCGTCAGCCCGCAACGCGGCCCCTTCCCGGTTTTCAATGGCGCCGGTGAAGGCGCCTTTGACATGGCCGAAAATCTCGCTTTCCATCAGATCCTTGGGAATCGCCCCGCAGTTCAGGACGATAAATTCCTTGTCCCGGCGCGGACTGAGCTCGTGAATGGCGTGGGCCGCCAGTTCCTTTCCGGTTCCGCTTTCACCGGTGATAAAAACGGTGGCCCTGCTGCCGGCCACATTTTCAATAATCTTGTAGACAGACTGCATGGGCAGGGAACTGCCCAGCATATTGCAAAATTCCCGACGATCCTCGAACTGGCTCTGGTAGGTATGAACAACCTTTTTCAGCCGCACCCGTTCCAGCGCATTGCGCACGGTAAAAACCAGCCGGCTTTTATCAAAGGGTTTCAGCAGAAATTCAAAGGCTCCGAGCCGCATGGCGTCCACCGCCCTGGAAATTGACCCGTGTGCGGTAATAACAACCACGCTTGTTTCGATTTTTTTCTCGGCGATATGCTCCAGGATCTGCATCCCGTCCATATCAGGCAGCTGCATATCGAGAAGGACCACTTCAGGGCGCCCGTTCTCAAGATATTGGAAAGCTTCCCCCCCGGTCGCAACATGCGTGACCTGGACATTTTCGTCGCTCAGGTATTCCTTGTAAATTGAAGCGAGTGGAAGCGTATCTTCAACAAGCAATATGGTCGGAGTAACCAAAGTTCACCCTGTTATGCTGTAGCGACCCGTTTCAGATCACTTTAGTACCTAAATATTACTCTAAAATACTTGTCCGCCGGGAAGAGATCAAGCGACAAATAGCCGGTCCACTTCGTCGACCAGGTCCTTCAGATGGAATGGTTTCTGCAAAACCTTTGAGTTGGTCGGCCGGTCCCGGGTTTTAT belongs to Emcibacter sp. and includes:
- the pepN gene encoding aminopeptidase N codes for the protein MVDVSQAVAPPQTKYLKDYKEPDYTIDKVDLLFQLEEGVTHVTSRLQIRRQSGGLDTPLVLNGSHMKLVSVELDGKKLTPDSYEVDEETLTISDLPEEFELVICNDIDPSANTALEGLYISKDMYCTQCEAEGFRRITYFLDRSDVMATYRVRIEADRHKYPVLLSNGNEVDNGLLGEGRHFVVWDDPFPKPCYLFALVAGDLQYLEDHFTTMSGEKVTLRIFVAPQDLDKCRHAMDSLKKSMKWDEEVYGLEYDLDIFNIVAVSHFNMGAMENKSLNIFNTKCVLANPKTATDADFAAVEAIVAHEYFHNWTGNRVTCRDWFQLSLKEGLTVFRDQQFSADMGSPAVKRIEDVRMLRQYQFAEDSGPMAHPVRPDNYIEINNFYTVTVYEKGAELIRMYHTLLGPENFRKGMDLYFDRHDGEAVTCDDFLSAMQDASGADLSQFSLWYSQAGTPELTVESRYDDTANVFELTLCQSIPDTPGQTGKKPMHIPVAVGLVGPDGSDMPLQLDGENAPQDVDGTRVLDLKEASQTFRFVNVSEKPVPSVLRGFSAPVKLNTGLDEDQFLFLLAHDSDSFNRWEAAQTLSANIILGLVDDFAAHRPVELNPKFINAIGKVLDDEALDNAFKAEILSLPSEAVLGQMRTPVDVDGIHAAREFVRGQLAHALENDFRAIYTLCEDDGPFEFSSDAVGKRRLRNMALGYLMELGEDDIGKLAIKQFMNADNMTNEIAALSVLANSDSPAREGALGTFYDKWKHEALVLDKWFSVQATSRRADTLEAVKKLRRHPDFDIRTPNRVRSLISAFCALNPVNFHDKSGKGYKFLGDILEELDPINPQISAGLVRPLTRWKMYDADRQQLMKKTLMRILSFKDLSPDVYEIVSKSLG
- a CDS encoding sigma-54 dependent transcriptional regulator, whose translation is MVTPTILLVEDTLPLASIYKEYLSDENVQVTHVATGGEAFQYLENGRPEVVLLDMQLPDMDGMQILEHIAEKKIETSVVVITAHGSISRAVDAMRLGAFEFLLKPFDKSRLVFTVRNALERVRLKKVVHTYQSQFEDRREFCNMLGSSLPMQSVYKIIENVAGSRATVFITGESGTGKELAAHAIHELSPRRDKEFIVLNCGAIPKDLMESEIFGHVKGAFTGAIENREGAALRADGGTLFLDEIGEMDIDLQAKLLRFIQSGTFQKVGSTDMMKVDVRFVCATNRDPLKMVEQGLFREDLYYRLNVVPVHMPPLRDRGRDKLEIAYALLDNFNREEGKNFVRFSPEVEKVFLHHPWPGNVRQMQNIIRNVVVLNNGEEVEMNMLPAPFNRYKVEMPSISAVEQVARAGDNVVVLPKMSPKSIRPLLEQEREIIEEAIRLCDGNISRAAGYLEINPSTIYRKMKSWKGPLLS
- a CDS encoding methyltransferase domain-containing protein, whose product is MNKKVQQRYAEGAKERQADLCCPVDYDPHYLKVIPDEVIEKDYGCGDPSRYIGPGDVVLDLGSGGGKICFIASQVVGPEGRVIGVDMTDDMLELARRNAPVIAEKIGYANVEFRKGQIQDMKTDMSLVEEYLQANPVSDADGYARLQQEIDRLRLENPLVADGSVDIIVSNCVLNLVSDHEKRKLFREMFRVLKPGGRIAISDIVSDKFSPAHLKEDETLWSGCISGAFQEQEFISLLEETGFEAIVIDKYEDDPWQVIEGIEYRSMTVLASKNIESTAGDKKYTVMYKGPWKRVEAENGEVFERGQRQVVREKTYVKISGNPYQDQMITISPGSGSKEKTSRGAAVSPPSRCC